In Kitasatospora sp. NA04385, a single genomic region encodes these proteins:
- a CDS encoding methyltransferase, whose product MDSVPPLITALRGIAEGPALIGDAGRAVSGAELLSGAAPTDPLSQAVAARVWAARAATREEDPEERRLRYWAGVLGPPPIRHTVLLPPTGLGVELALATLLAGGTVVHGDPARPPAELLADLSRSRSTHLSLPSELLWRISALDDQHAQELDALRRVLHVGPEPRQEDVYAAVEALGAVVAHVRAPRGNAEASDDDLRQVVTAATDAAWKRLIGVTAEQARVFTARLDAAVLSSMLLALRRDGVLEEPGRGHPLPEILRAARVAPAHRRLVGRWLAELTRHGLTTRRGGLFAATRPVHPADAARAWQSAADAWTGRLGSATVIDHLRTAAERLPALLTGEQQAAALLLPKGSTRIVDARATRTAAGRYRAAVLAAALRRIAADHPGPGPLRVLELAAGAATGEITRALADRTAPAADYLCTDPSDLLLAAVRTRVGRHPHLRYARFDLHHPGPGPGAADGPFDVVVADGALAAAPDPDLAARRLTALLAPGGWLLLNEPVRTRLEFLVGDAFLPHLHPHDPRTDPDAPPPGAPRWHAALTRAGVRTVLAVTGDDHPVTLLGDQLLAARAG is encoded by the coding sequence GTGGATTCCGTTCCTCCGCTCATCACCGCCCTGCGCGGCATCGCCGAAGGCCCGGCGCTGATCGGCGATGCCGGCCGGGCGGTCAGCGGCGCCGAACTGCTGAGCGGCGCGGCACCGACCGACCCGCTGTCGCAGGCCGTGGCCGCCCGGGTCTGGGCCGCCCGGGCGGCGACCCGCGAGGAGGATCCGGAGGAACGGCGCCTGCGGTACTGGGCCGGCGTCCTCGGCCCGCCGCCGATCCGGCACACCGTGCTGCTGCCGCCGACCGGCCTGGGCGTCGAACTGGCCCTGGCCACCCTGCTCGCCGGCGGCACGGTCGTCCACGGCGACCCGGCCCGGCCGCCGGCCGAGCTACTCGCCGACCTGTCCCGCTCGCGCTCCACCCACCTGAGCCTTCCCTCGGAACTGCTCTGGCGGATCAGCGCGTTGGACGATCAGCACGCCCAGGAGCTGGACGCCCTGCGCCGGGTGCTGCACGTCGGCCCCGAGCCGCGCCAGGAGGACGTGTACGCCGCCGTCGAGGCGCTGGGCGCGGTCGTGGCGCACGTCCGCGCGCCCCGCGGCAACGCCGAGGCCTCGGACGACGACCTGCGGCAGGTCGTCACCGCCGCCACCGACGCGGCCTGGAAGCGGCTCATCGGCGTCACCGCCGAGCAGGCCCGGGTGTTCACCGCCCGCCTGGACGCCGCCGTGCTCTCCTCGATGCTGCTCGCCCTGCGCCGCGACGGCGTCCTCGAGGAACCCGGCCGCGGCCACCCGCTCCCCGAGATCCTGCGCGCGGCCCGGGTCGCCCCCGCCCACCGCCGGCTGGTCGGACGCTGGCTGGCCGAGCTGACCCGGCACGGGCTGACGACCCGCCGGGGCGGGCTGTTCGCCGCGACGCGGCCGGTCCACCCGGCGGACGCCGCCCGCGCCTGGCAGTCGGCCGCCGACGCCTGGACCGGCCGGCTCGGCTCGGCCACCGTCATCGACCACCTGCGCACCGCCGCCGAACGGCTGCCCGCCCTGCTCACCGGCGAGCAGCAGGCCGCCGCGCTGCTGCTGCCCAAGGGCAGCACCCGGATCGTCGACGCCCGCGCGACCAGGACCGCCGCGGGCCGCTACCGCGCCGCCGTCCTCGCCGCGGCCCTGCGGCGGATCGCCGCCGACCACCCCGGGCCCGGACCGCTGCGGGTGCTGGAACTGGCCGCCGGCGCCGCCACCGGGGAGATCACCCGCGCCCTCGCGGACCGGACCGCGCCCGCCGCCGACTACCTCTGCACCGACCCGTCCGACCTGCTGCTGGCCGCCGTCCGCACCCGGGTCGGCCGCCACCCGCACCTGCGGTACGCCCGGTTCGACCTGCACCACCCCGGGCCTGGGCCCGGGGCCGCCGACGGCCCGTTCGACGTGGTGGTCGCCGACGGCGCGCTGGCCGCCGCCCCCGACCCGGACCTCGCCGCCCGGCGGCTGACCGCACTGCTCGCCCCCGGCGGATGGCTGCTGCTCAACGAACCCGTGCGCACCCGCCTGGAGTTCCTGGTCGGCGACGCGTTCCTGCCCCACCTGCACCCGCACGACCCCCGGACCGACCCCGACGCACCCCCGCCCGGCGCCCCGCGCTGGCACGCGGCCCTGACCCGGGCGGGGGTGCGCACCGTCCTGGCCGTCACCGGGGACGACCACCCCGTCACCCTGCTCGGCGACCAGCTCCTCGCCGCCCGCGCCGGGTGA
- the rpsN gene encoding 30S ribosomal protein S14 yields MAKRSKIAKNERRRALVARYAERRAELKRTVAHPASTPEERAAAQAELARQPRDASATRLRNRDSVDGRPRGYQRAFGLSRINLRTMAHAGQLPGVRKSSW; encoded by the coding sequence ATGGCCAAGCGCAGCAAGATCGCCAAGAACGAGCGCCGCCGAGCCCTGGTCGCCCGCTACGCCGAGCGCCGGGCCGAACTGAAGCGGACCGTCGCGCACCCCGCCAGCACGCCGGAGGAACGCGCCGCCGCCCAGGCCGAGTTGGCCCGCCAGCCCCGGGATGCCAGTGCCACCCGCCTGCGCAACCGCGACTCCGTGGACGGCCGCCCGCGCGGCTACCAGCGGGCCTTCGGCCTGTCCCGGATCAACCTGCGCACCATGGCGCACGCCGGACAGCTGCCGGGCGTGCGCAAGTCGAGCTGGTGA
- a CDS encoding metal ABC transporter solute-binding protein, Zn/Mn family, with translation MPTPTSRRLAALISGACLALLAGCGSSSDSGTDKNPSTGPGASTVPVVASTNVYGDIVKQIGGDKVTVTSIMDSPDQDPHSFEASTQNQLTLSKAKVVIENGGGYDDFVDRMLKSSNASPELINVVDLSGKTAPAGGELNEHVWYDFPTMAALADRIAAVLGKADPANAAAFTANADDFKTKLQGLAAEEADVKKAHDGAAIGITEPVPLYMTEAAGLVDKTPSEFSEAIEEGDDVSPQVLQETLALYRDKQVKALVYNAQTSGPQTDRVKDAATAAGIPVVPVTETLPRGKDYLTWMTANVDALAGALGK, from the coding sequence ATGCCCACGCCCACGTCCCGTCGCCTGGCAGCCCTGATATCCGGTGCCTGCCTCGCCCTGCTGGCAGGCTGCGGCAGCTCGTCCGACTCCGGGACCGACAAGAACCCCTCGACCGGCCCCGGCGCTTCCACCGTCCCGGTGGTCGCCTCCACCAACGTCTACGGCGACATCGTCAAGCAGATCGGCGGCGACAAGGTCACCGTCACCTCGATCATGGACAGCCCCGACCAGGACCCGCACTCCTTCGAGGCCAGCACCCAGAACCAGCTGACCCTGTCCAAGGCGAAGGTGGTCATCGAGAACGGCGGCGGCTACGACGACTTCGTCGACCGCATGCTCAAGAGCAGCAACGCCTCCCCCGAGCTGATCAACGTCGTCGACCTCTCCGGCAAGACCGCCCCGGCGGGCGGGGAGCTCAACGAGCACGTCTGGTACGACTTCCCCACCATGGCCGCGCTCGCCGACCGGATCGCCGCCGTCCTCGGCAAGGCCGACCCGGCGAACGCCGCCGCCTTCACCGCGAACGCCGACGACTTCAAGACGAAGCTCCAGGGCCTGGCGGCCGAGGAAGCCGACGTCAAGAAGGCGCACGACGGCGCGGCCATCGGCATCACCGAGCCCGTGCCGCTGTACATGACCGAAGCCGCCGGCCTGGTCGACAAGACCCCCTCCGAGTTCAGCGAGGCGATCGAGGAGGGGGACGACGTCTCCCCGCAGGTCCTGCAGGAGACCCTGGCCCTGTACCGCGACAAGCAGGTCAAGGCGCTCGTCTACAACGCACAGACCAGCGGCCCCCAGACCGACAGGGTCAAGGACGCGGCCACCGCGGCCGGCATCCCCGTCGTCCCCGTCACCGAGACCCTGCCCCGGGGCAAGGACTACCTGACCTGGATGACCGCCAACGTCGACGCGCTCGCCGGCGCGCTGGGCAAGTGA
- a CDS encoding metal ABC transporter ATP-binding protein — MISLRGAALSYGERTVWHGLDLDVRPGEFLAVLGPNGSGKSSLVRALLGRQPLSAGSVTVLGRAPREAGRRIGYVPQQAALSAQAPLRARDLVRFGIDGHRFGPRLRTAGIRRRVDEILESVGASAYADAPVGLLSGGERQRVRIGQALATDPSVLLCDEPLVSLDLHHQRAVTELIDARRRSHDTAVVFVTHEINPVLDLVDRVLYLAPGGHRVGTPDEVLTSASLSRLYGTRVDVVRVHGRVVVLGVPDEPGTPAHHADEPGGTRP; from the coding sequence GTGATCAGCCTGCGCGGCGCCGCGCTGTCCTACGGCGAACGCACGGTGTGGCACGGCCTCGACCTCGACGTGCGGCCGGGCGAGTTCCTGGCCGTGCTCGGCCCCAACGGGTCCGGCAAGAGCAGCCTGGTGCGAGCCCTGCTGGGCCGACAGCCGCTGTCCGCCGGAAGCGTGACCGTGCTCGGCCGCGCCCCGCGCGAGGCCGGCCGACGGATCGGCTACGTCCCCCAGCAGGCGGCGCTCTCGGCGCAGGCCCCGCTGCGCGCCCGCGACCTGGTGCGCTTCGGCATCGACGGCCACCGCTTCGGGCCGCGGCTGCGCACCGCCGGGATCAGGCGCCGGGTCGACGAGATCCTGGAGTCCGTCGGGGCCTCGGCCTACGCCGACGCCCCGGTGGGCCTGCTGTCCGGCGGCGAGCGCCAGCGCGTGCGCATCGGGCAGGCCCTGGCCACCGACCCGAGCGTCCTGCTCTGCGACGAGCCGCTGGTCTCCCTCGACCTGCACCACCAGCGGGCCGTCACCGAACTGATCGACGCCCGGCGCCGCTCGCACGACACGGCGGTGGTCTTCGTCACCCACGAGATCAACCCCGTCCTCGACCTCGTCGACCGCGTGCTCTACCTGGCACCGGGCGGCCACCGGGTCGGCACACCGGACGAGGTGCTCACCTCCGCGTCGCTGTCCCGGCTCTACGGCACCCGGGTCGACGTGGTCCGCGTGCACGGCCGGGTCGTGGTCCTCGGCGTCCCCGACGAACCCGGCACCCCGGCGCACCACGCCGACGAGCCTGGAGGAACCCGCCCATGA
- a CDS encoding GTP-binding protein produces the protein MPAHLRLPVVVVVGLHRAERRRAVKELLDASIGAVVLHHDLRDADRGVVHRELRDAEGMVDTGELPLVNDCPCCAVREDLLPELAGLAEAGEHGLAIVELWGGSDPHPVVEVIAEGEVDGRPMAELIELAGVVTALDPDRLLGELSVSDDLAEHAEHTSADDTRTRAGALAHQIEYATTLAVARGGDTGIAMLRQLHPTARRVVLGTGELLRAALGGFDVPAARDRVNPALALLPQQADDAGVATLVWERRRPLHPVRLHDALELLVPAAQRSRGRFWLANRPELMLAWDAAGADLAVEECGPWLAVLPDEEWEHYPPERRAAAALDWHPRHGDRIQQLAFTAEGLDADGITELLDSCLLTDAELLAGEPGWKTLPDAFADLLEPVS, from the coding sequence GTGCCCGCACACCTGCGGCTCCCCGTCGTGGTGGTCGTCGGCCTGCACCGTGCCGAACGCCGCCGCGCCGTCAAGGAGTTGCTCGACGCGAGCATCGGCGCGGTGGTCCTGCACCACGACCTGCGCGACGCCGACCGCGGCGTGGTGCACCGCGAACTGCGGGACGCGGAAGGGATGGTGGACACCGGCGAACTGCCGCTGGTCAACGACTGCCCCTGCTGCGCGGTGCGCGAGGACCTGCTGCCCGAACTGGCCGGGCTCGCCGAAGCCGGTGAGCACGGCCTGGCGATCGTCGAACTGTGGGGCGGCAGCGATCCGCACCCGGTGGTCGAGGTGATTGCCGAAGGGGAGGTGGACGGCCGTCCGATGGCCGAACTGATCGAACTCGCCGGGGTGGTCACGGCACTCGACCCCGACCGGCTGCTCGGCGAACTCTCGGTCTCCGACGACCTCGCCGAGCACGCCGAGCACACCTCTGCCGACGACACCCGAACCCGGGCCGGGGCGCTCGCCCACCAGATCGAGTACGCCACCACCCTCGCCGTCGCCCGCGGCGGCGACACCGGCATCGCGATGCTGCGCCAACTGCACCCCACCGCCCGGCGGGTGGTGCTCGGGACGGGCGAACTGCTGCGGGCCGCACTCGGCGGCTTCGACGTCCCCGCCGCCCGCGACCGGGTCAACCCGGCCCTGGCCCTGCTGCCGCAGCAGGCCGACGACGCGGGTGTGGCCACCCTGGTCTGGGAGCGCCGCCGCCCGTTGCACCCGGTGCGGCTGCACGACGCGCTGGAACTGCTCGTCCCGGCCGCGCAGCGCAGCCGCGGCCGGTTCTGGCTGGCCAACCGCCCCGAACTGATGCTGGCCTGGGACGCGGCCGGGGCCGACCTGGCGGTCGAGGAGTGCGGGCCGTGGCTGGCGGTGCTGCCGGACGAAGAGTGGGAGCACTACCCGCCCGAGCGCCGGGCCGCCGCCGCCCTCGACTGGCACCCGCGGCACGGCGACCGCATCCAGCAACTCGCCTTCACCGCCGAAGGACTGGACGCCGACGGGATCACCGAACTGCTCGACTCCTGCCTGCTCACCGACGCCGAACTGCTCGCGGGCGAGCCGGGCTGGAAGACCCTCCCCGACGCCTTCGCGGACCTGCTCGAACCCGTCTCCTGA
- the rpmB gene encoding 50S ribosomal protein L28, whose translation MSAHCQLTGRRPGFGNAISHSHRRTPRRFDPNVQRKRYWLPSEGRYVRLTLSAKGIKTVDTIGIEAAVARIRARGEKV comes from the coding sequence ATGTCCGCCCACTGCCAACTGACCGGCCGCAGGCCGGGATTCGGCAACGCGATCTCCCACTCGCACCGCCGCACCCCGCGCCGCTTCGACCCGAACGTCCAGCGCAAGCGCTACTGGCTGCCCAGCGAGGGCCGCTACGTCCGCCTCACGCTCAGCGCCAAGGGGATCAAGACCGTCGACACCATCGGGATCGAGGCCGCCGTCGCCCGGATCCGCGCCCGCGGGGAGAAGGTCTGA
- the rpmF gene encoding 50S ribosomal protein L32 codes for MAVPKRKTSRSNTRHRRAQWKAAAPQLVPVTVDGREHLVPRRLAKAYERGLLTP; via the coding sequence ATGGCCGTACCCAAGCGGAAGACGTCCCGTAGCAACACCCGCCACCGCCGCGCCCAGTGGAAGGCCGCGGCCCCGCAGCTGGTTCCGGTCACCGTGGACGGGCGCGAGCACCTCGTCCCGCGCCGGCTGGCGAAGGCGTACGAACGCGGCCTGCTGACGCCGTGA